A window of Garra rufa chromosome 11, GarRuf1.0, whole genome shotgun sequence genomic DNA:
ttaatcaCCAAGAAGAAGAATCAAAGGAGAACAGCCAAGGTGCAACCAGCTGCAGTGAAACGGTAATCAGAGAGGAGAACACATCGGATATTACAGACTGTGAGCCAGAGCAAGTTCAGGACCATAGACTGACAGTGGCCAACAAACCGTCACCACTGGGAGCGCAGATCATCACTCGCAGCGGTCGTCAATCACGGCCACCACAGAGACTTAACTTATGAGTTCTAGTGACTGAGGCTAGAATCAGTAGGACAGTTCAAATAgtagtgtgcaaaaaaaaaaaaaaaagtaatacgtTATTTGGTAACCTGCTGTTTATGTTGAGTTTGGGGTTTAGTGGTTCTTTGTGAAGTTGAGCGATTCTCGAAAGAAAGGGAGATGTTACACGGTGTAATACCTTATGTGACCTGTATCCGGTGGTGACACTGTTGTGCTGGTTCACCGGCAGTTGATGTTGAGACTGCCATCAATAAAGACATAGTTTAGTTCAGCTCCTGCCTGTTTATTGCACAGAACACAAACACTTATTGCACGTTGTCTGAGAGAAAACTGTGATCTAGCACGCAGCCCAGAGAGTGCTTCTGGTGTGCCATTCAGCGTGATTCCGCCTATCCCGCCTTCATTAACTGCAAgttaataaataacaaattgtgATTGGATAGTAATTTGATTACCTTTGATTAGGCTGTTCTCCTGTGACAGAATACTACTCGCTCTGATCAGTGCTCAGAGGGAAATGTTGACATATGGGACAAAACTGGATTTTTTCAAAATAAGTCGGGACACTAAAAAGTCCTGATAAACGGGACTATCCGGGGAAAAACGGGACAAATTACCTATTAGCCTGAACgtgcaatgtaaaaaaaataccCAGGATTAATTGTTCCCCTTGTAGTCAAAAAAAGTCCCCCTGTAGTCAAATTTTTTATCCCTTAAAACTAATCTGTAGTCATCAAAAtgacatatttaaatgtttttcttgtgaaagTAATTTTCTCATGTCTTTAAACAGCTTGAATGTAACTCATTTACTATACGCGGATCTACGAATTTGCAAATTAGCCCTGCCTCCACTCACTCACACCAGACAGAGCCTCCTTATCCGTCCACTATCTGAACTTAACCGCTTAGTAAAAGCAATATAATGGCGATACATGGATAATGTCTGATAAAACTATGTTTTTACTAGCGGACAACTACAGTGGATACTGTAACATTCATTAAAGTTACTTACCTGATGAGGGTGTGTCCTCAAAATGCCTCGAAGGCTTGAATGCAGCCTAGATAGTGATTCCAGTTCGCGCCCACGAGCGTATGCGTCTGAAGTGCAGATGCCAATGTGGGAGAAGTGTTTCTGACTCCGGGCAACTTTTACACTGGGGTTATTATTCAAGTTAACAGTTAGAGGTTAGCGGTTTTGCTCTATTTAATTTTTGGTTTTGTGCTGGTAATCCTATTGTTATATTTTGCATGCTAATGATATGAATCTATCCATTGACATGATTGGTTATTGAATTTTGTGACCTAGAAAAAACTCAGGATTCTCTTTAGACtgctaaaacaacaacaacaacaacaacaacaacaacaacaacaacaacaatagaaACCAccacagaatttgtaatggttttactggttctAATAggaattttccacaagttgatatgattctttagggtcttaatgaaaagtctataacatactttggttaaaatttctcaatggtagtgtaaaacaacaccccttttaccttgtcaaaatcagctctattcacagcaacccattttgttgcatgcctctttaaatgctaatgagctctgctcaccccacccctctcttctgTGGGGTGATGAGCAGACTGTTTACCTTTGCCACATTTAGCCACGAAACTTGCTACCTAGCACATttttaagggtgtactcacactaggcattTTGAACCGGTTTGTTTGACTAGTGTGAGCGCTCCATGCCGTGCTCATGGGTGGTTCGTTTAGCCGTCTCTGACCCGGTCGGAAGAGGTGGGTCAGTTCGGTTGGGCTTGAGTGTGGTACGCATGCAGTACGAACCGCACTGGAGCACAAAACAGATACTATTTTATGTGCGCTACTGTCATCGTTATGACTGCAAACATATTCTATTACTACCACTACAATtcaattaatttaattcaatCAAACATAGACGCATTTAGGTAGATCGAAGGCACATCACCTTCAAAAACTAATGtgacgttaatcctctgcatcttcagtggctcagatgtcgggagtaaatgaagaCAGCTATGATCATTATTATATCCAACAgcaaaacacctcaatcgcttaggAGCCATTCTTGTCTATGTCCCTGCTGGCGTCAAAACAATGGCATTTGAAATGTCAGCTATCGTGGGAGCAGCCTTGGTCTCTGTGACATCACAGAAGTGCCAAAAAGCTGAGAATGGCTTAATTTGAAAAATGGGATATAATTTATagggattaaaaaaataccattgagtggatttttatcagtatagggtggatgtgtacacacactgccacacgtttatgttcaaacaacatgtaaaagtgagttttgcatttgATGACCCCCTTAAAACCAAATAAATATGTCCcaacattttaatggttttaatgatTAATAGTTGAtgatttgtaatggtatttgtagtggaaaccattagaatttctgtgatggttcctgttttttatttatttatttatttttctcagcaGGGATGCGGTGTAGAATGACCCAGGGTTAATTATTTCAAATGTGAAAAGCCCTCAAGTTGTTGGCTGGAGAATCTCAGCAGATTGGCAGAGACTTGAACCACTGAGATTATAAGCAGCTATACACACATATAAAGACACATCCTTAAAAATGCTCTTCCTTTTTTATTATCTCtgtcacacatacacatacacacacacatgcgcacATCACATCCGGTCTCCTCATGCGTGATCAGAGCACACACCAGTGCCTGAAGCGACTGCTGTACTGTCCGCTCTGCAGTCCAGTTTAAAACCAAAACTGGTGAGTGGGAGAATAAAACTGTGTGACATGAAATGACATCTGAATGAACACTAAGGTAAAGCACAGTACAGGAGACCAGCACTATGAGACAAGTATGTATGAGGACACAAGAGAAAAACAAACACTTTGGCTTAATTCTGCAGCAGTTGAAACAAAATCTACCTTGCCTTGCACTGTAACATTATATAATGCAGAATGTGTTGTATTGTGTGATTTTGTTTAACATGATTAAGGACAGAGATTTTTAACTCACCATTGCTTGCCTATCATTTATCCAGAATGCATTAGTTCACAGGCACTGTACTGTATCAAGTTACAGCCCTCTAGTGCTTAAGCCATTAAGTTAACCAATATAGTGTGACAGAAGTCTAAAGTTTTTGTTCAAATGACATAGGCTCTCTTTTTTACAATACTTTGGGGcgagagatgggagtttttctctGTTCACTGCGTTTTAGCACTCATTGTGTGTCCGCATGAGGCATCTGCTCCCATCAGCCTCAAGCAGCTCCTCAGCTTTTGTTATCACTTAATAAAGCAAATGTGTAAAAATAGCCTTAGCCAGAAGGttaataatatttaacagtttGAAGTTATTTCAGGCCTGGAGGAATAAGACGTCTGTGAATGACAGATTGCCTCAAAAAGACAGTTCCTTCTAGCCCAGAAGATGCTTTATTTCGTAAAATATAAGCATCACTGCACAGCTTACATAATTTTTCCTAATAGTATTATGTCCCTCAAAGTATTTCTATTTTTCTGTCATACCATTAAATGCTTTATTACAGCAGGTAACTCCTAAAAGTGAATTTTGAATATCTATTTGGTGAAGGTTGTTTAAAAGATTTGGAAATTATATGTATTCAATAAGTCTTCAAGAATTTGTAATATGACATTCTGGCCCTTAAAAGGAAAATAGGGCATTCACAATGATGAATAATTCAATAGAAATGTCAACTTCAATTCAAGCAAGCCAATCAGTTTCCACCATCACGTTAGTCCACAACAAATGTGCTTGCGGTTAAGGGAACAGGTGAAGAAGCTCTGAAAGTTGCCCAAATATCAGTAATGCTAATGAATGACCGCAAAACAAGAACGCAAAgccatatgatatatatatatatatatatataatatgatggaATGCAAGTTTTTGTATctatgtattttatgtattatttgtcATATGGTGATTCTTAAATTGAAAAATGTTTAGACTAcaattataatgttttttttttatcgtttATGTACATCAGcataattatcaggaaatgtaaCAAAATGTAATTTGGTTTCATCAATGAAACTAGCTCcaacaataattttaaaaagtttaaaagaggTAGTAGTTCAAGTGTCAATGTGTTAGTGTCAAAGAAAAAGTATAAATAATTCCGTAAGGATGGCGTGCACGTGCACGCCTGCAGCTGAATTCAGCAGCAGAAGTGCGCGCCGCGCAGGCAGCCACGCGCGTACAGCCGCGACAGTGAGACCCCACGAGAGGAGGAGAGTTCATCTCATCATCCCAACATCCGCGGACAGGAGCAGACGAGGATGGAGTTATCTCTGATGGCAGCGCAGGTAGGACTTAGAGCGTCATTTTATTATCAATTTATGCTTTAATACTCATAATTGAGGCTAATTAGAGGACTGAAAGACCGCCATAGATTAATGTATTGCAACAGGACTTACTTGGTTATAATGGGTTTTTATTAATGCAGCAACTTCTGGTAGCTGATGTTCGAGTAGAGTGTTTTTATAACACTTAACACCATATTCCAAGTGAAAGttaaaaggcttttttttttcaaaagtttacatacaccttgcagaatatgcaaaatgttattttaccaaaataagagggatcatacaa
This region includes:
- the LOC141346214 gene encoding uncharacterized protein C14orf132 translates to MPCSWVVRLAVSDPVGRGGSVRLGLSVQQKCAPRRQPRAYSRDSETPREEESSSHHPNIRGQEQTRMELSLMAAQHFQAVSGAFMDSPYNGNTSLQTSTSNINTSFSRPAEQEEEGKFSSDAIWLWVAVIATIGNIVVVAVVCACAF